The region GAAGTATCACTACATGAAAAAGTATCTCCTGAAACCATCGAAGAAAGTAATAAACCAGTGACCGAATTAGGATCGAACACATTTTTAAATTCCGATGGAAACATACATCCAAAAGAAAATAGCAATAATGAGAAAGTAAGTTTATTCAAAACTATATTCCTCCGTGTTTGCTAAAATACTTCCAATTCTACCACCTAAAATCATTCCCCCACCCGTCGAGGTATAGGTGATCTCACATCCATCCCATCTTGCATTCAAGGATCTTCCTGTTAGATAAAATCGATTAATCGAAGAGGACCAAGACTCAGTATCTAAAATTGAGTCAAATGTTGAGCCATTCACAGTGCGATATTCCAAACCACCTGCAATCATGATTTGATCTTTCCCATATGGAAACACAAAGGATGTACCCCATTCTCTTCCAAACAAAAGATTCTTATGATCTCTAATGGTATCATTCACAGGATTATAAATCTGTGAACGTAGGATTGGTTGGTTATCATTAAATCGAGAGCTAATTCCACCAAAAATGAGGACCTCCCCATTGTCTAAAAGGTGAGTAAAATGATTGAATCTTCTAATCACTTTTGCACTAGAAGTTGAGAGGGTTTTTGTAGCAATATCATAGATTTCGATTGAATCAATTGCCCGAGCATAAAAATTAGCGGGAGCCGGAGCCAAATCCGATCTTTCCCCTCCCGTAATGATCACCTTTCCAGTGTTTGCTGATAGTATTTGGGACTGTTTTCCTCTTGAATCTGCTAAATTGCCGATCGTCTCAACAGTCATCGCTGCGGGATCTGGTGTTACATGAATGAGCTCAACCATACTCACCGACTCAAAAGGAGAAAATGGGTTAAAACCACCCACCACAAGAACATCTCCATTTGGCAAAACAGTCATCTTATGAAGCTGTCTTGGAGTGACAAGAGATGGGCCTTCCGTCCAGGTATTTGAAACTGGATCAAAAACTTCAATCGATCTTAAACTTTCATTACTTGGAGCTCCAACTTTTCCACCGAATCCACCAGAAGCTAACAGACGACCATCCAATAGTTTAACAATCGCAAACTCTTGTCTTCTATAGACCATATCAGGACCCAAGGTAAATTCCTTTGTTAAAGAATTGTAAAATTCGGAATTACTTAAAGTTCCATTTCCATTCACCGAAATTCCAGACCTGACTCTACCACCTAAGACTAACTTTCTTCCATCATTCAATTCCATTCCAGAACAGGATCTGCGTGGGTAAATCATATTCGGCCCACTTTTGAAAGCAAAAACCTGGATTGGAACCATAATGGTTCCCTGCGTGTTAAATGCTTTATCTTTCACACCATCAAAAGCAATCGAAAGAATCCCTCCATTGGCATTTGGATTACCAGCAAATATCAAACGAATATTCCTTGGTGAAACAATGATATCAGATACAACTAAACTATTCTTAGCATTGCCAGAAAGTGTAACTTGAGATAGGTTCCCTTCCCATACGATTTCTTCATTGGTTTCAATATCCAAAAATCCTGATTGCAGCTCGGAGATATCAATACCATTTCCAGTTTTTAATTGTAATAAAGGAGGATTGTTGTCTATTTCAAATTCGAAAGTTTCAGGATCTACAATAAGAGACTCATTTAGGTAATAATCCTTGAGATTAATCGTAAACTTTCCACTTGTAACAGAAGGAGACATCCGCACTTCATATAAAAATTTGCTTCTAGGTATCACTTGAGATATTGGATTTAAACCGATATTCTTAATGGGTAATCTCAAACCATTGGATTTAGAAGTGAAGTCATGATTCGTGGTA is a window of Leptospira sp. WS60.C2 DNA encoding:
- a CDS encoding Kelch repeat-containing protein — translated: MVKIKQLTLFLLFVSCKINPGTNLFDTTSPASYALLLLGVDPIVKMDFSSNRVQPGGVIYVTTNHDFTSKSNGLRLPIKNIGLNPISQVIPRSKFLYEVRMSPSVTSGKFTINLKDYYLNESLIVDPETFEFEIDNNPPLLQLKTGNGIDISELQSGFLDIETNEEIVWEGNLSQVTLSGNAKNSLVVSDIIVSPRNIRLIFAGNPNANGGILSIAFDGVKDKAFNTQGTIMVPIQVFAFKSGPNMIYPRRSCSGMELNDGRKLVLGGRVRSGISVNGNGTLSNSEFYNSLTKEFTLGPDMVYRRQEFAIVKLLDGRLLASGGFGGKVGAPSNESLRSIEVFDPVSNTWTEGPSLVTPRQLHKMTVLPNGDVLVVGGFNPFSPFESVSMVELIHVTPDPAAMTVETIGNLADSRGKQSQILSANTGKVIITGGERSDLAPAPANFYARAIDSIEIYDIATKTLSTSSAKVIRRFNHFTHLLDNGEVLIFGGISSRFNDNQPILRSQIYNPVNDTIRDHKNLLFGREWGTSFVFPYGKDQIMIAGGLEYRTVNGSTFDSILDTESWSSSINRFYLTGRSLNARWDGCEITYTSTGGGMILGGRIGSILANTEEYSFE